One window of the Clostridium sp. MB40-C1 genome contains the following:
- a CDS encoding Eco57I restriction-modification methylase domain-containing protein, which translates to MLKNFLDKINELYNIINIPIDNILKMMALENYKKILNVEGKKFSDLYIKYMEKDKERSMGIVYTPYEMANYIITNSIKSEDIIKNPYLKILDPSCGCGNILIPCFQYLMKLYEDNIDEINRKNNLCISKENIAYHILDNNLFGFDLDEDALKILSVDLFNLANYFKKDNFIKKDFLIEDIDEKFDIIIGNPPYIGHKSIGKEKSLILKKKYKNIYKDKGDIFYCFFQSALNNLNKKGKLSFITSRYFIESPSGEELRKILKEVCSLYKIVDFYGIRPFKKAGIDPVIIFLTNEQNINEDIEVIKPIHGVIKNNKNNFYKSLFLNEGDSYKKFYIKKNMLNNKGWILRDEKERNIISKIENKSFTHLYNICESYQGIITGCDKAFVIDYKTIEEEKIEKDLIKPWIKSSFIHKENIKENTKYIIYSDLIKKQKDYPNAIKYIEQYKYKLSERRECKRGVRKWYELQWGRKQEIFEREKIIFPYKSSKNRFILDKGKYFSADIYCLILKKNVPFTYNYLVSILNSKVYQYYFQTFAKKLGDNLYEYYPNNIMKLCIPTMGTLEKISDKQLYSFFQFTDEEINIIEEYIIS; encoded by the coding sequence ATGCTTAAAAACTTTTTAGACAAAATAAATGAATTATACAACATAATAAATATACCCATAGACAATATATTGAAAATGATGGCTCTTGAAAATTATAAAAAAATACTTAATGTAGAGGGGAAAAAATTTTCAGATTTATATATAAAGTATATGGAAAAAGATAAAGAACGATCAATGGGGATAGTATATACTCCTTATGAAATGGCTAACTATATTATAACAAATTCAATAAAAAGTGAAGATATAATAAAGAATCCATATTTAAAAATTTTAGATCCTTCTTGTGGATGTGGAAATATATTGATTCCATGTTTTCAATATCTAATGAAATTATATGAGGATAATATTGATGAAATAAATAGGAAAAATAACTTATGTATTTCAAAAGAAAATATAGCTTATCATATATTAGATAATAATTTGTTTGGATTTGATTTAGATGAGGATGCCCTAAAGATACTATCTGTAGATTTGTTTAATTTAGCAAATTATTTCAAAAAAGATAATTTCATTAAGAAAGATTTTTTAATAGAAGATATTGATGAAAAATTTGATATTATAATTGGAAATCCGCCTTATATAGGACATAAATCTATAGGTAAAGAAAAAAGTCTAATATTGAAAAAAAAGTACAAAAACATATACAAGGATAAAGGGGATATTTTTTATTGTTTTTTTCAAAGTGCATTAAACAATTTAAACAAGAAAGGAAAGTTAAGTTTTATAACTTCCAGATATTTTATTGAGTCCCCTAGTGGAGAAGAATTAAGAAAGATTTTAAAAGAAGTATGTTCTTTGTATAAAATAGTAGATTTTTATGGAATAAGGCCTTTTAAAAAAGCTGGTATAGATCCAGTTATAATATTTTTAACAAATGAACAAAACATAAATGAGGATATTGAGGTAATAAAGCCAATTCATGGTGTTATAAAAAACAATAAGAATAATTTTTATAAGTCTTTGTTTTTAAATGAGGGAGATAGTTATAAAAAATTTTACATAAAAAAGAACATGCTTAATAATAAGGGTTGGATATTAAGAGATGAAAAAGAAAGAAATATAATTTCAAAAATAGAAAATAAAAGTTTTACTCATCTTTATAATATATGTGAAAGTTATCAAGGAATAATCACAGGATGTGATAAGGCTTTTGTTATAGATTATAAAACAATTGAAGAAGAAAAAATTGAAAAAGACTTAATAAAACCTTGGATTAAAAGTAGCTTCATACATAAGGAAAATATAAAAGAAAATACGAAATATATTATTTATTCTGATTTAATAAAGAAACAAAAAGATTATCCTAATGCAATAAAGTATATTGAACAATATAAGTATAAGCTTTCAGAAAGAAGAGAATGCAAACGTGGAGTTAGAAAGTGGTATGAGCTTCAATGGGGAAGGAAGCAAGAAATATTTGAGAGAGAAAAAATAATTTTTCCTTATAAGTCTTCTAAAAATAGATTTATTTTAGATAAAGGTAAATATTTTAGTGCGGATATTTATTGTCTTATTTTAAAGAAAAATGTACCTTTTACCTATAATTATCTTGTTTCTATTTTAAATAGTAAAGTATACCAATACTATTTTCAAACTTTTGCTAAAAAATTAGGGGATAATCTTTATGAATATTATCCAAATAATATTATGAAATTGTGTATACCAACTATGGGAACCTTAGAAAAAATCTCAGACAAACAACTTTATTCTTTTTTTCAATTTACTGATGAAGAGATAAATATAATAGAAGAATATATAATAAGCTAA
- the spoIIAA gene encoding anti-sigma F factor antagonist — protein MNLNFENKGDKLVIHMLGELDHHSAEEVRNKIDDRVERDNCYNLILDFSGVTFMDSSGIGVVIGRYKKLLRSKGKLYITKVNGSVKRVFELSGMFKIIPLYDSIEQALENM, from the coding sequence ATGAATCTAAATTTTGAAAATAAAGGAGACAAGTTAGTAATACATATGCTAGGGGAATTAGACCATCATAGTGCAGAAGAAGTAAGGAATAAAATTGATGATAGGGTGGAGAGAGACAATTGTTATAATTTAATTTTGGATTTTTCAGGAGTTACTTTTATGGATAGTTCAGGAATAGGGGTTGTTATAGGAAGATATAAAAAATTGTTACGTAGTAAAGGAAAGCTTTATATTACTAAGGTAAATGGCTCTGTAAAAAGGGTATTTGAGTTATCAGGGATGTTTAAAATAATTCCGCTGTATGATAGTATTGAACAAGCACTAGAGAATATGTAA
- the spoVAC gene encoding stage V sporulation protein AC gives MKKDQQQKKEQKQEEKVKQKFNTITEQNAPKSNLLGDCIRAFVVGGLICDIGQFFNNFYMNMGYGKQDAGTLASITLIFIGALLTGIGIYDKIGDFAGAGSVVPITGFANSVVAPAIEFKKEGFVFGVAAKMFTIAGPVLVYGIGSSVIVGIIYYFITM, from the coding sequence ATGAAAAAAGATCAGCAGCAAAAGAAGGAGCAAAAGCAAGAAGAAAAGGTAAAACAAAAGTTTAATACCATAACAGAACAAAATGCACCTAAGTCTAATCTTCTAGGAGATTGTATAAGGGCTTTTGTTGTTGGGGGATTAATATGTGATATAGGACAGTTTTTTAATAACTTTTATATGAATATGGGTTATGGAAAGCAGGATGCAGGTACATTAGCTTCAATTACCTTAATTTTTATAGGGGCATTGCTAACAGGAATAGGTATATATGATAAAATAGGTGATTTTGCTGGGGCTGGATCTGTAGTGCCTATAACGGGCTTTGCAAATTCTGTTGTAGCACCTGCTATAGAATTTAAAAAAGAGGGATTTGTTTTTGGAGTAGCAGCAAAGATGTTTACAATAGCGGGGCCTGTATTAGTATATGGTATAGGATCTTCAGTTATTGTAGGAATAATATATTATTTTATTACTATGTAA
- a CDS encoding nitroreductase family protein: MDFYDVIENRKSIRTFKTNGLDREKVNRMINAAMMSPSWKNATSYKFILVDDDNLKQRIADTIINKTNEAGEAVLNAPMTAVVVAEPDASGAIEGKEYYLVDAAIAMEHFVLAATDEGYGTCWIASFDERKVKEILGVPDSFRVVALTPVGEVAAEKPHNPKKDVKDYVFLNKWDRAFSDMDTQLILNH, from the coding sequence ATGGATTTTTATGACGTAATAGAAAATAGAAAAAGTATAAGAACTTTTAAAACTAATGGTTTGGATAGAGAGAAAGTAAATAGAATGATAAATGCAGCTATGATGTCTCCATCATGGAAAAACGCAACTTCATACAAATTCATTTTAGTTGATGATGATAATTTAAAGCAAAGAATAGCAGATACTATAATAAATAAAACAAATGAAGCTGGTGAAGCTGTTTTAAATGCGCCTATGACAGCAGTAGTGGTAGCTGAGCCAGATGCTTCAGGAGCTATAGAAGGAAAAGAGTATTATCTTGTAGATGCGGCTATAGCTATGGAACACTTTGTACTTGCTGCTACAGATGAAGGGTATGGAACATGTTGGATAGCTTCTTTTGATGAAAGAAAAGTAAAAGAAATCCTAGGAGTACCAGATAGCTTTAGGGTAGTAGCTTTAACTCCTGTAGGAGAAGTAGCAGCAGAAAAACCTCACAATCCTAAAAAAGATGTAAAAGATTATGTATTCTTAAACAAGTGGGATAGAGCTTTTTCAGATATGGATACTCAACTTATATTAAATCACTAA
- the spoVAD gene encoding stage V sporulation protein AD: protein MSKRVGKQTVKLNSKPRIITTTSVVGPKEGEGPLKDYFDIILQDDLDGKDSYEKAESSLLYRAVSETINKANLKEEDINYLVAGDLLNQLSASSFAARDMDIPFIGLYGACSTMTESLSVASMIMDGDFADYVIAATCSHFSSAERQFRFPLEMGSQRTPTAQWTVTGSGAMLLSKNGDYPYTTYVTIGKIKDYGKTDTNDMGSAMAPAAADTIKQHFRDTGRTPKDYDLIVTGDLGNFGKKVTEELLKEYNYDISKNYIDCGDEIFDKEKQKTQCGGSGCGCSASVACGYLYKEILKGKLKKVLLVSTGALMSPTTSLQGESIPGIAHAVSIEFGGN from the coding sequence ATGTCAAAGAGAGTAGGTAAACAAACAGTAAAACTAAACAGTAAACCAAGAATAATTACTACTACAAGTGTAGTAGGACCAAAGGAGGGAGAAGGTCCACTTAAAGATTATTTTGATATTATACTTCAAGATGATTTAGATGGAAAAGATAGTTATGAAAAAGCTGAAAGTAGTTTACTTTATAGAGCTGTAAGTGAAACTATAAATAAGGCTAATTTAAAGGAAGAAGATATAAACTACTTAGTAGCAGGAGATCTATTAAATCAGCTTTCAGCATCTAGCTTTGCAGCAAGAGATATGGATATACCTTTTATAGGACTTTATGGTGCATGTTCAACTATGACAGAATCTTTGAGTGTGGCATCAATGATTATGGATGGAGACTTTGCTGATTATGTAATAGCCGCTACATGTTCACATTTTTCATCAGCAGAAAGACAATTTAGATTTCCTTTGGAGATGGGAAGCCAGAGAACTCCTACAGCACAATGGACAGTTACAGGATCAGGAGCAATGCTTTTATCTAAGAATGGAGATTATCCTTATACTACATATGTTACAATAGGTAAAATTAAGGATTATGGGAAGACAGATACTAATGACATGGGATCTGCAATGGCACCAGCAGCAGCAGATACAATAAAGCAACATTTTAGAGATACTGGAAGGACTCCTAAAGATTATGATTTAATAGTAACAGGTGATCTTGGCAATTTCGGTAAAAAAGTAACAGAAGAGTTGCTAAAAGAATATAATTATGATATTTCAAAGAATTATATAGACTGTGGAGATGAAATATTTGACAAGGAAAAACAAAAAACTCAATGTGGAGGAAGTGGATGTGGTTGCTCTGCAAGTGTTGCATGTGGATATTTGTATAAAGAAATATTAAAAGGAAAATTGAAAAAAGTTCTTCTTGTTTCTACTGGTGCACTTATGAGTCCTACTACTTCGCTTCAAGGGGAAAGTATTCCCGGAATTGCTCATGCGGTATCTATAGAATTTGGAGGTAATTGA
- a CDS encoding transglycosylase domain-containing protein, which produces MTENKESRTQSKSKNKKKKKFKALKIILTTILVLFIFFTVAVGGMALAMIKTAPELNITQIVAANQPSVIYDDKEKPMDTIITDKKRVLIKYNQMPKNLTHAFVSIEDERFFEHNGIDIKRIAGILFIDFKNLITGKKEFQGGSTITQQLLKNTIFDTDTKNLDSTSIFKRKLTRKIQEWYLAPKLEKKIGKEAVLESYLNTIYLGGRAIGVEAAAQQYFNCSAKDLSLVQCAFLAGLTQSPSVYYPYSKTSKKDPSKYKNRTKTVLAKMKENGFISEGEYKKAIDELDIPSKNLTSDASTATLGNSVVGKATISSDKYNFEWFSRPLVNEVKKDLKEKYQYTDEEIENLLVHGNLKIYSTMDRDLQTSTQKIIDEDNLRVSSGKDSKGIIEPQMSAVLVDYRNGAIKVMVGGRGEQPAMSYNRAYDAHVPAGSSIKPLTVYSPAIDTKIFTAATVLEDSPLPTEMGKKYNGGRPWNPKNASHRYSGYLNMRNAVKNSVNLYSIKTVDKIGLQVSSTYGEKFGLSLNPTDKNSMAALALGELNSGTNTYTMANAYGVFGNNGLYTKPKLYTKVVDRAGKVILEPKIETKNVLTPQAAYIMYDLLKEPVREGTATRLKSSYNSEIPIAGKTGSTTNFKNLWFCGLTPYYSGAVWIENKNAQKIFSSDAAYIFGKIMNEAVKNLAVKDIPMPSGITSASVDRVSGLLPTQSSYQDPRGSMVYSELFINGTVPTEYDNIHVSADINKITGKLASDLTPSGLRVSRVFIKRNYRPSVHLEDQAYVLPSRFDDYSPAPTTPTPTPTPTAPTDNNEAGNNSNDQENNDENNNQGNNNGTGNNDTENNNTNNNGNTNNPDNNTPGNNSPNNGTGNIPNSRRRY; this is translated from the coding sequence ATGACTGAAAATAAAGAGAGCCGAACCCAAAGTAAAAGTAAAAATAAAAAAAAGAAAAAGTTTAAAGCTCTCAAAATTATACTAACAACTATTTTAGTTTTATTTATATTTTTCACAGTAGCTGTTGGTGGTATGGCTCTTGCAATGATAAAAACTGCTCCTGAATTAAATATAACTCAAATTGTAGCTGCTAATCAGCCTTCAGTAATTTACGATGACAAAGAAAAACCTATGGATACTATAATCACAGATAAAAAAAGGGTATTAATAAAATATAATCAAATGCCTAAAAACTTAACACATGCTTTTGTCAGCATAGAGGATGAAAGATTTTTTGAGCATAATGGAATAGATATTAAAAGAATTGCTGGGATTCTCTTCATTGATTTTAAGAACTTAATTACAGGCAAAAAAGAATTCCAAGGCGGTTCTACTATAACTCAGCAATTGTTAAAAAATACCATTTTTGATACAGATACCAAAAATTTAGATTCAACATCTATATTTAAAAGAAAATTAACAAGAAAAATTCAAGAATGGTACTTAGCCCCTAAACTGGAGAAAAAAATTGGTAAAGAGGCCGTTTTGGAATCATATTTAAATACTATTTACCTTGGTGGAAGAGCTATTGGTGTTGAGGCTGCTGCACAACAATATTTTAATTGTTCCGCTAAAGATTTATCTTTGGTACAATGTGCTTTTTTAGCAGGTCTTACACAAAGTCCTTCTGTATATTACCCATATTCTAAAACATCAAAGAAAGATCCATCTAAGTATAAGAACAGGACAAAAACTGTACTAGCAAAAATGAAAGAAAATGGTTTTATATCTGAAGGAGAATACAAAAAAGCTATTGATGAACTTGACATTCCTAGCAAGAATCTAACATCAGATGCTTCTACTGCAACATTAGGTAATTCTGTTGTTGGTAAAGCTACTATCTCTAGTGATAAATATAATTTTGAATGGTTTTCTAGACCTCTTGTTAATGAAGTAAAAAAAGATTTAAAAGAAAAATACCAATATACAGATGAAGAAATTGAAAATTTATTAGTTCATGGTAATCTTAAAATTTATAGTACTATGGACAGGGACTTACAGACTTCTACCCAAAAAATCATAGATGAAGATAATCTTAGAGTATCATCAGGCAAAGATTCAAAGGGAATAATAGAACCTCAAATGTCTGCAGTATTAGTTGACTATCGTAATGGAGCAATAAAAGTTATGGTTGGTGGACGTGGCGAACAACCAGCTATGTCTTATAACAGAGCTTATGATGCTCACGTTCCCGCTGGTTCAAGCATAAAGCCTTTAACCGTATATTCACCTGCCATTGACACAAAAATATTTACTGCAGCTACCGTATTAGAAGACTCGCCATTACCAACTGAAATGGGTAAAAAATACAATGGTGGCAGACCATGGAATCCTAAAAATGCTTCACATAGATACAGTGGATATCTTAATATGAGAAATGCTGTGAAAAATTCAGTGAATCTTTATTCTATAAAAACAGTAGATAAAATAGGACTTCAGGTTTCATCAACTTATGGAGAAAAATTTGGTCTTTCTTTAAATCCAACAGATAAAAATAGTATGGCAGCTCTAGCTTTAGGAGAGTTAAACTCTGGTACTAATACTTACACCATGGCAAATGCTTATGGGGTATTCGGTAATAATGGATTGTATACAAAACCTAAACTTTATACTAAAGTTGTTGATAGAGCAGGAAAAGTTATACTTGAACCTAAGATAGAAACCAAAAATGTACTAACTCCTCAAGCAGCATATATAATGTATGATCTATTAAAAGAACCTGTACGAGAAGGTACTGCAACTAGATTAAAATCAAGCTACAATAGTGAAATTCCTATAGCTGGTAAAACTGGTTCAACAACCAACTTTAAAAACCTTTGGTTCTGTGGTCTTACCCCTTATTATTCAGGTGCTGTTTGGATTGAAAATAAAAATGCTCAAAAAATATTTAGTAGTGATGCTGCTTATATTTTTGGTAAGATAATGAATGAAGCTGTTAAAAATTTGGCAGTTAAAGATATTCCTATGCCTTCTGGAATTACTAGTGCTTCTGTAGACAGAGTATCTGGATTATTACCTACTCAGTCGTCTTATCAAGATCCTAGAGGAAGCATGGTATATTCAGAGTTATTTATAAATGGAACTGTGCCTACAGAGTATGACAATATACATGTAAGCGCAGATATAAATAAAATAACTGGTAAACTTGCATCAGACTTAACTCCTTCTGGACTTAGAGTATCTAGAGTATTTATAAAAAGGAATTATAGGCCAAGTGTTCATTTAGAAGATCAAGCTTATGTATTGCCTAGTCGCTTTGATGACTATTCACCAGCACCAACAACGCCAACACCGACGCCGACACCAACTGCCCCTACAGATAATAATGAGGCAGGCAATAACAGTAATGATCAAGAAAATAATGATGAAAATAATAATCAAGGTAATAACAATGGTACTGGTAACAACGATACAGAAAACAATAATACTAATAATAATGGCAATACAAATAATCCAGACAATAATACTCCTGGTAACAATTCACCTAACAATGGTACTGGGAATATTCCAAATTCTAGACGTAGGTACTAG
- the sigF gene encoding RNA polymerase sporulation sigma factor SigF — translation MKDDIAKKDSRKFDENLELIEKAKDGNKEALDKLVKINLPLVSAVSKKFLHRGYEYDDIFQIGCIGLVKAINNFDTQYNVQFSTYAVPMIMGEIKRFLRDDGLIKVSRSIKYNARKVHYDKEKLTKELGREPTIEELSDFSGMSTEDILFSTEAVNDPKYLYDTIHQEDGAPIFLIDKVSENKDVNKELIDKLALKEALNKLDVRSRQIIMLRYFKDITQVEVAKMLGISQVQVSRIEKKVLKLMKEKLSV, via the coding sequence ATGAAGGATGATATAGCTAAAAAAGATAGTAGAAAATTTGATGAAAACTTAGAATTAATTGAAAAAGCTAAAGATGGCAATAAAGAAGCGCTAGATAAACTTGTGAAAATTAATTTACCCTTAGTTTCAGCTGTAAGTAAAAAATTTTTACACAGGGGATATGAATATGATGATATATTTCAAATAGGGTGTATAGGTTTAGTGAAAGCCATAAATAACTTTGATACACAATATAATGTTCAATTTTCTACTTATGCTGTTCCTATGATTATGGGAGAAATTAAGCGTTTTCTAAGAGATGATGGGTTAATTAAGGTTAGTAGAAGTATAAAGTATAATGCTAGAAAAGTGCATTATGATAAGGAAAAGTTAACAAAAGAATTGGGAAGAGAGCCAACTATAGAAGAATTGTCAGATTTTTCAGGAATGTCTACTGAAGACATATTATTTTCAACAGAAGCGGTAAATGATCCTAAGTATTTATATGACACAATTCACCAAGAGGATGGGGCACCTATTTTCTTGATAGATAAAGTAAGTGAAAACAAAGATGTAAATAAAGAATTAATTGATAAGTTAGCTTTGAAGGAAGCCCTAAATAAATTAGACGTAAGGTCAAGACAAATAATTATGCTTAGATATTTTAAAGATATAACTCAGGTTGAAGTTGCTAAGATGCTTGGAATTAGTCAAGTACAAGTATCTAGAATAGAAAAAAAAGTTTTAAAATTAATGAAAGAAAAATTAAGTGTATAA
- the spoVAE gene encoding stage V sporulation protein AE yields MNDYIAAFIVGGIICVIAQILMDKTKISPGRILVIYVTAGVILGALNIYDVVVEYGKAGATVPLLGFGFNLAKSVIKEVNEVGILGAFTGGAKGSAGGITAAIIFGYIMAIVFNSKTKG; encoded by the coding sequence ATGAATGATTATATAGCTGCCTTTATAGTAGGAGGAATTATATGTGTTATTGCTCAAATTTTAATGGATAAAACAAAAATCAGTCCAGGAAGGATATTAGTTATTTATGTAACAGCAGGAGTTATTTTAGGAGCTTTAAACATCTATGATGTAGTAGTAGAATACGGAAAAGCCGGTGCAACAGTACCATTACTTGGATTTGGATTTAATCTTGCAAAATCTGTTATAAAAGAAGTAAATGAAGTTGGAATTTTAGGAGCCTTTACAGGTGGAGCAAAGGGAAGTGCAGGAGGAATTACTGCCGCTATAATATTTGGGTATATAATGGCTATAGTTTTTAACTCTAAAACAAAAGGATAA
- a CDS encoding cyclodeaminase/cyclohydrolase family protein has translation MQKNLMIKDYIEKLSSKEAVPGGGSVAAIVGALSSALTSMVFNLTIGKKAFQEYSEEEKKLVYKASEKIVNYNNEFLEFMDKDGEGFLSLMSAFRLPKDTEEEKIKRKDKIKEGYENALIVPLNLARRCIELYECVFISAKYGSENVISDAGVAAILLQGAVESSVLNVTINLQGIEDKVYKNKIDCECREILKIASNRKIEIMDIVNSKIG, from the coding sequence ATGCAAAAGAATTTAATGATTAAAGATTATATTGAAAAATTATCTTCAAAAGAAGCTGTACCAGGAGGTGGAAGTGTAGCAGCTATAGTTGGAGCTTTATCTTCAGCTTTAACTTCTATGGTATTTAATCTCACAATAGGTAAAAAAGCTTTCCAAGAATATAGTGAAGAAGAAAAAAAATTAGTATATAAAGCATCAGAAAAAATAGTAAATTATAATAATGAATTTTTAGAATTTATGGATAAAGACGGGGAAGGTTTTTTAAGCCTTATGTCTGCTTTTAGACTTCCTAAGGATACAGAAGAAGAAAAAATCAAAAGGAAAGATAAAATAAAAGAAGGGTATGAAAATGCTTTAATAGTTCCTTTAAATTTAGCTAGAAGGTGTATAGAATTATATGAATGTGTATTTATATCAGCAAAGTATGGAAGTGAAAATGTTATATCAGATGCAGGAGTTGCTGCAATATTGCTTCAAGGGGCAGTAGAAAGTTCGGTGTTAAATGTAACGATAAATCTCCAAGGAATAGAAGATAAGGTTTATAAAAATAAAATAGATTGTGAATGCAGAGAAATATTAAAAATAGCTTCTAATAGAAAAATAGAAATAATGGATATAGTAAATAGTAAAATAGGTTAA
- the spoIIAB gene encoding anti-sigma F factor, which produces MCDNKMKIEFWSKSENEGFARVSVAAFISQLDPTIEEITDVKTAVSEAVTNSIIHAYENKQGIVSIEAELHKNQVIIKVEDNGIGIQNVEQAMQPLYTSKPDLERSGMGFTVMETFMDELKVESKEKIGTKVIMKKRFKSMK; this is translated from the coding sequence ATGTGTGATAATAAAATGAAAATAGAGTTTTGGAGTAAATCTGAAAATGAAGGTTTTGCAAGGGTATCAGTAGCTGCTTTTATTTCACAATTAGATCCTACAATTGAAGAGATTACAGATGTAAAAACTGCAGTATCGGAGGCAGTTACTAATTCTATAATTCATGCTTATGAAAATAAACAAGGGATAGTAAGTATAGAAGCTGAATTACACAAAAATCAGGTTATTATTAAAGTAGAAGATAATGGAATAGGCATACAAAATGTTGAACAAGCAATGCAGCCTTTATATACATCAAAACCTGATCTTGAAAGATCAGGAATGGGATTTACTGTAATGGAGACTTTTATGGATGAATTAAAAGTTGAATCAAAGGAGAAAATCGGGACAAAAGTTATAATGAAGAAAAGATTTAAGTCTATGAAGTGA
- the murJ gene encoding murein biosynthesis integral membrane protein MurJ, protein MRDKKIIKSSVIIIMLTILGKGMAFFRDALIASKFGATRITDIYMFSLGVVMLLTTIGYGLTTTLIPMHTENIEKKNIQERNVFISNLLNTSGFITIIFIFISIFISPWVVKVFAPGFMKDMEVFQQAVHILRIMFVSLIFVSMQSIVTGVLQAHKEFSEPAAMAFVQNIIMVVYLIILSNVYGMNGFAVATVTGFVAQFLINVPKFKKLGYSYVFTIDFKDKDILKLLKLMLPIIISTSIIQINLFITRYFATNLYDGAVSALDFSNKLNMLIYEVFAVAISMVVYPTLATYAAQKNSVEYKNALIKAFNVILLIMVPASIGVLILREPIVSVIFERGAFDKEAVKLTATALMFYTPAMIAYGVRDILYKAFYSIKDTRVPMVNSILAILLNIILSFVLVKNMEVSGLALASSISTVITTLILIFILNNRLKGINLKYLIKSFLKIVISSLVMGGVIINIRNLCFLKLGINSLGNIVTIIISFVVGVIVYFVCVYLLKVEEYIYMVELVREKIGKNKS, encoded by the coding sequence ATGCGAGACAAAAAAATAATTAAAAGTTCAGTTATAATAATTATGTTAACTATATTAGGTAAAGGTATGGCATTTTTCAGAGATGCTCTTATTGCCTCTAAATTTGGAGCTACTCGTATAACAGATATATATATGTTTTCTTTGGGTGTAGTAATGCTGCTAACCACTATAGGATATGGACTTACTACAACACTCATACCAATGCATACAGAAAATATAGAAAAAAAGAATATACAGGAAAGAAATGTTTTTATAAGCAATCTTTTGAATACTTCTGGCTTTATTACTATAATATTCATTTTTATTAGTATATTTATTTCACCTTGGGTGGTTAAAGTATTTGCCCCAGGGTTTATGAAAGACATGGAAGTGTTTCAGCAAGCTGTACATATTTTAAGAATAATGTTTGTATCTTTAATTTTTGTTTCTATGCAGAGTATAGTTACAGGAGTACTTCAAGCTCATAAGGAGTTCTCTGAGCCTGCTGCTATGGCTTTTGTACAAAATATTATAATGGTTGTTTACCTTATCATTTTAAGCAATGTGTATGGAATGAATGGATTCGCAGTAGCTACTGTTACAGGGTTTGTAGCTCAATTTTTGATAAATGTTCCTAAGTTTAAAAAGTTAGGATATAGCTATGTTTTCACAATAGATTTTAAAGATAAAGATATACTAAAACTTTTAAAATTAATGCTTCCAATTATAATAAGTACATCTATAATACAAATAAATTTGTTTATAACTAGATATTTTGCTACAAATTTATATGATGGTGCTGTTTCAGCATTAGACTTTTCTAATAAATTAAATATGCTCATATATGAAGTTTTTGCTGTAGCAATATCAATGGTTGTATATCCAACATTAGCTACTTATGCTGCCCAAAAAAACAGTGTAGAATATAAAAATGCTTTAATTAAAGCTTTTAATGTAATTTTACTCATAATGGTTCCAGCAAGTATTGGAGTTTTAATACTAAGAGAACCTATTGTAAGTGTTATATTTGAAAGAGGTGCTTTTGACAAAGAGGCGGTAAAACTTACAGCTACAGCTCTTATGTTTTATACTCCGGCAATGATTGCTTATGGTGTTAGGGACATACTATATAAAGCTTTTTATTCTATTAAAGATACTAGAGTTCCTATGGTAAATAGTATTTTGGCTATTTTATTAAATATAATTTTAAGCTTTGTGTTAGTTAAAAATATGGAAGTATCGGGTTTAGCTTTAGCTTCATCTATTTCTACAGTTATTACAACTTTAATTTTAATTTTTATACTAAATAATAGACTTAAGGGTATAAATTTAAAATATTTAATTAAAAGTTTTTTAAAAATTGTAATTTCATCACTTGTAATGGGTGGAGTTATAATTAATATTAGAAATTTATGTTTTTTAAAGTTAGGAATTAATTCTTTAGGAAATATAGTTACAATTATAATTTCTTTTGTGGTAGGAGTAATTGTGTATTTTGTATGTGTTTATTTGCTTAAAGTGGAAGAATACATATACATGGTAGAGCTTGTAAGGGAAAAGATAGGAAAGAATAAAAGCTAA